In Alicyclobacillus macrosporangiidus CPP55, a single window of DNA contains:
- a CDS encoding FAD-dependent oxidoreductase codes for MRVSAPRFDAIVVGAGPAGSVAAYTMASQGMRVALIERGEFPGAKNVFGGVLYRKPLEDIIPEFWKEAPLERKVVEQRLWVLGKDSVVSLGYRSARFKEPPNAWTGQRAKFDAWLAGKAERAGAIPIYETVATSLIRDGEKVVGVRTDRDEGDLYASVVIIADGVNSLLAKSLGVHREWNPDQVSLAVKEVLALPKDIIQARFGVEEGDGVTIELVGETCGMAGLGFLYTNQDTLSIGVGVMVSDLRKKKVKPYQVLDGIKQHPEIQRLIAGGETKEYAAHLIPEGGFDAMPPLAGDGWMICGDAAQMVNAAHREGTDLALLSGRLAGETAVACHATGDWSAGGLGAYTRAVKESIIHRDLKKYRGLHGLLSGPQVELLFGALPQALNDAVYEMLSVDGESKRDKQKRAAALLREAAGGTAGLIGIGWRGWRAMNG; via the coding sequence ATGCGCGTGAGTGCACCGCGATTCGACGCCATCGTCGTGGGCGCTGGACCTGCTGGCAGCGTGGCCGCTTACACCATGGCCAGCCAAGGCATGCGTGTGGCGTTGATTGAACGGGGGGAGTTTCCGGGCGCTAAGAACGTATTTGGAGGCGTCCTGTATCGCAAACCGCTGGAAGACATCATTCCGGAGTTTTGGAAAGAGGCGCCATTGGAGCGGAAGGTCGTGGAGCAACGTCTGTGGGTACTCGGCAAGGACAGCGTCGTGAGCCTCGGGTACCGGTCGGCGCGGTTTAAGGAACCGCCCAACGCGTGGACGGGGCAGCGCGCCAAGTTCGATGCCTGGTTAGCTGGCAAGGCGGAGCGGGCGGGTGCCATTCCCATCTATGAGACTGTCGCCACGAGCCTCATCCGCGACGGGGAAAAGGTGGTCGGCGTCCGGACCGACCGAGATGAGGGTGATCTCTACGCATCTGTGGTCATCATCGCCGACGGTGTCAACTCCCTTCTGGCCAAATCGTTGGGGGTACACAGGGAGTGGAATCCGGACCAGGTGTCCTTGGCGGTGAAAGAAGTGCTCGCCCTGCCCAAGGACATCATCCAAGCGCGTTTCGGCGTAGAAGAGGGAGACGGGGTGACCATCGAATTGGTCGGCGAGACGTGCGGCATGGCCGGACTCGGGTTCCTCTACACCAATCAGGATACGCTCTCCATCGGGGTCGGTGTCATGGTCAGCGACCTCCGGAAGAAGAAGGTCAAACCGTACCAGGTGCTCGATGGCATCAAGCAACATCCCGAGATTCAGCGCCTCATCGCCGGGGGGGAGACCAAGGAGTATGCCGCGCACCTCATCCCGGAAGGCGGATTCGATGCCATGCCGCCTCTGGCGGGGGACGGCTGGATGATCTGCGGCGACGCGGCCCAGATGGTCAATGCCGCGCACCGGGAGGGTACGGATCTGGCGTTGTTGTCCGGCCGCCTGGCGGGAGAGACGGCGGTGGCCTGCCATGCCACAGGCGACTGGTCCGCCGGGGGTCTCGGGGCATACACCCGGGCGGTGAAGGAGTCCATCATCCACCGCGATCTGAAAAAATACCGCGGCCTGCACGGCCTGCTCTCGGGACCTCAGGTGGAGTTGCTGTTCGGTGCGCTGCCGCAGGCGCTGAACGATGCCGTGTATGAGATGCTGTCGGTGGACGGGGAGAGCAAGCGGGACAAACAGAAACGTGCTGCCGCGCTGTTGCGGGAGGCGGCCGGGGGGACGGCCGGGCTCATCGGCATCGGCTGGCGGGGATGGAGGGCGATGAACGGATGA